A stretch of the Streptomyces sp. NBC_01428 genome encodes the following:
- a CDS encoding uracil-xanthine permease family protein: MDLGVRWKLHGDGRTPAPGAVVRPDERLSWPRTLGLGAQHVVAMFGASFVAPVLMGLDPNLAIMMSGVATVIFLLATRGRVPSYLGCSLSFVGVAAVIRAQGGTSATVTGAVFVVGVALFLVGLAVQRFGARIIHAAMPPIVTGAVVMLIGFNLAPVTASTYWPQDQWTALLTMLVTGAAVVCLRGFWSRVAIFLGLVFGYVISWVFDRIFGRIHSMDASGKVTDHWRLDLSAVGNADWVGLPTFHGPTFQWSAILVALPVVIALVAENAGHVKAVGEMTGDPLDDKLGTAISADGVASMLSTAVGGPPNTTYSENIGVMAATRVYSTAAYWAAAGFALLFGLCPKFGAVVAAIPGGVLGGITVILYGMIGLLGAQIWLNARVDLRNPLNLVPAAAGIIIGIGGVSLKFSDNFSLNGIALGTIVVITGYHALRAMAPAHLKGQEPLLDSGTSSYDEPGDQRASS; encoded by the coding sequence ATGGACCTCGGCGTGCGCTGGAAACTGCACGGCGACGGGCGGACTCCCGCCCCCGGAGCGGTCGTCCGCCCCGATGAACGCCTCTCCTGGCCCCGCACGTTGGGGCTCGGCGCCCAGCACGTGGTGGCCATGTTCGGGGCGTCGTTCGTGGCACCCGTCCTGATGGGACTCGACCCGAACCTCGCGATCATGATGTCCGGCGTGGCGACGGTCATCTTCCTGCTCGCCACCCGCGGCCGGGTGCCCAGCTACCTGGGCTGCTCGCTCTCCTTCGTGGGCGTCGCCGCCGTGATCCGCGCGCAGGGCGGCACCAGCGCGACGGTGACCGGTGCGGTCTTCGTGGTCGGGGTCGCGCTGTTCCTGGTGGGACTCGCCGTGCAGCGCTTCGGAGCGCGGATCATCCACGCCGCGATGCCGCCGATCGTGACCGGCGCGGTGGTCATGCTGATCGGTTTCAACCTGGCGCCGGTGACCGCGTCCACCTACTGGCCGCAGGACCAGTGGACGGCCCTGCTCACCATGCTGGTCACCGGCGCGGCCGTGGTGTGCCTGCGCGGCTTCTGGTCACGTGTCGCGATCTTCCTCGGCCTCGTCTTCGGCTACGTGATCTCCTGGGTCTTCGACCGGATCTTCGGCCGCATCCACTCGATGGACGCGAGCGGCAAGGTCACCGACCACTGGCGCCTCGACCTCTCCGCCGTCGGGAACGCCGACTGGGTCGGGCTCCCGACGTTCCACGGGCCCACGTTCCAGTGGTCGGCGATCCTCGTGGCCCTCCCGGTCGTCATCGCGCTCGTCGCGGAGAACGCCGGACACGTCAAGGCCGTCGGCGAGATGACCGGCGACCCGCTGGACGACAAGCTGGGGACCGCCATCTCCGCGGACGGCGTCGCGTCGATGCTCTCCACCGCGGTCGGCGGACCGCCCAACACCACGTACTCCGAGAACATCGGCGTGATGGCCGCGACCCGCGTCTACTCCACCGCCGCCTACTGGGCCGCCGCCGGCTTCGCCCTGCTCTTCGGCCTCTGCCCCAAGTTCGGCGCGGTGGTGGCGGCGATCCCGGGCGGTGTCCTCGGCGGCATCACCGTCATCCTGTACGGAATGATCGGCCTGCTCGGCGCGCAGATCTGGCTCAACGCCCGGGTGGACCTGCGCAATCCGCTGAACCTGGTGCCGGCCGCCGCGGGCATCATCATCGGGATCGGCGGCGTGAGCCTGAAGTTCAGCGACAACTTCTCGCTGAACGGGATCGCCCTCGGCACCATCGTCGTCATCACCGGCTACCACGCGCTACGGGCGATGGCCCCGGCCCACCTCAAGGGGCAGGAGCCGCTCCTCGACTCGGGGACGTCCTCGTACGACGAGCCCGGCGATCAGCGCGCCAGCTCATAG
- a CDS encoding MFS transporter, whose translation MSEVLYDRRTVKRARYAVAAVFAVHGAVTGSFATRVPWIQDHASVSAGQLGFALAFTALGASCSMPLAGRITHHFGSRTALRGLLALWTLALILPSVAPNLLTLCVAMFVYGATAGMADVAMNALGVEVEQRLDKSIMSGLHGMWSAGALVGSAAGTLAAHLGSDARVHHAVAAATLTVLGLIACHWVLDLKPTEDEEPPPRFALPPRSALLIGAVGFCAVFAEGASLDWSAVYLRDQMGSSAGLAAATTTGFMLTMAVARLVGDTVVNRLGAVRTVRAGGVLAALGGVLLVVADSPAPAMGGFALLGLGIAVVVPLCFAAAGHSGPNPSQAIAGVATITYTSGLVAPSLIGSVAQATSLVVSFTLVTVLVCGLTVLAGVLRAGDRDRPKVSPPSAAVPGPRS comes from the coding sequence ATGAGTGAAGTGCTGTACGACCGGCGCACGGTGAAGCGCGCGCGGTACGCCGTGGCGGCCGTGTTCGCCGTGCACGGAGCCGTCACCGGATCGTTCGCGACCCGGGTGCCGTGGATCCAGGACCATGCCTCCGTCAGCGCGGGGCAGCTGGGCTTCGCCCTCGCCTTCACGGCCCTCGGCGCCTCCTGCTCGATGCCGCTGGCCGGGCGGATCACCCATCACTTCGGGAGCAGGACGGCGCTGCGCGGCCTGCTGGCCCTGTGGACACTGGCGCTGATCCTCCCGTCCGTCGCGCCGAACCTGCTCACCCTGTGCGTCGCGATGTTCGTGTACGGCGCGACGGCGGGCATGGCGGACGTCGCCATGAACGCGCTGGGGGTCGAGGTCGAACAACGGCTCGACAAGTCGATCATGTCGGGGCTGCACGGCATGTGGAGCGCCGGTGCCCTGGTCGGCTCGGCGGCCGGCACGCTCGCCGCCCATCTGGGCTCGGACGCGCGGGTGCATCACGCGGTGGCGGCGGCGACCCTCACGGTCCTCGGGCTGATCGCCTGCCACTGGGTGCTCGACCTGAAGCCCACCGAGGACGAGGAGCCGCCCCCGCGGTTCGCGCTGCCGCCGCGGTCGGCGCTGCTGATCGGCGCGGTCGGCTTCTGCGCGGTGTTCGCGGAGGGCGCGAGCCTGGACTGGTCGGCGGTCTACCTGCGCGACCAGATGGGCAGTTCGGCCGGTCTCGCGGCCGCGACGACCACCGGTTTCATGCTGACGATGGCGGTGGCCCGGCTGGTCGGCGACACCGTGGTGAACCGCCTCGGCGCGGTACGGACCGTGCGGGCCGGCGGTGTCCTCGCCGCGCTGGGCGGCGTACTGCTCGTCGTGGCGGACAGTCCGGCGCCGGCGATGGGCGGCTTCGCGCTGCTCGGTCTCGGCATCGCGGTCGTCGTCCCCCTCTGCTTCGCGGCGGCCGGACACAGCGGCCCCAACCCGAGCCAGGCGATCGCGGGTGTCGCGACCATCACGTACACCTCGGGGCTCGTCGCGCCGAGTCTGATCGGCTCGGTGGCGCAGGCGACGAGCCTGGTCGTGTCGTTCACGCTGGTCACCGTGCTGGTCTGCGGGCTCACCGTGCTGGCCGGCGTGCTGCGCGCGGGCGACCGCGACCGCCCGAAGGTCAGTCCGCCGAGCGCAGCAGTCCCCGGCCCGCGCTCCTGA
- a CDS encoding alginate lyase family protein has product MSARSRLGLLAAAAVALASVVVPTASAAPSASEAPSVSAHAVPPVPRTAVLDGHRLQLTRIRLDHGDRRLGRSLRDLTTRADTWLDQGPWTVVDKPKPAPGGDVHDYLSQAPYWWPSQPATADNPWGCPYVQRDGQRNPEVDTGTDRQDVEKVFDSTYDLALAWYYTGRRQYAEKASEVLRTWFLDPATRMNPNLDHGQFIPCKYDGRAIGIIDFSQSYTSVLDAIALLDTGAPGWSRRDRAAMLDWNTGFRDWLADGAFGKEEGAAQNNHGTFYDMQLAALAYATGDTGLARRTVLAARTLRIAPQIAADGSQPQELARTRSWHYSTFDLVAYTRLAAIGRHVGVDLWSYRGPDGQSLFKAVDYLLPAATGAEPWPHPELEFHRFAASDVVHAAADAGDRAARAAVPRLETPPGGDLWALRPAAEQLDSIAG; this is encoded by the coding sequence GTGAGTGCACGTTCCCGACTGGGCCTGCTCGCGGCCGCCGCCGTCGCGCTCGCGTCCGTCGTCGTCCCCACGGCGTCCGCGGCACCCTCGGCGTCCGAGGCGCCCTCGGTGTCCGCCCACGCGGTGCCGCCCGTGCCGAGAACCGCCGTCCTCGACGGTCACCGCCTTCAGCTGACCCGGATCCGCCTCGACCACGGCGACCGCCGACTCGGCCGTTCGCTGCGGGACTTGACCACCCGCGCCGACACCTGGCTGGACCAGGGGCCCTGGACGGTGGTCGACAAGCCGAAGCCCGCGCCCGGCGGCGACGTCCACGACTACCTGAGCCAGGCGCCCTATTGGTGGCCCTCGCAGCCCGCCACCGCCGACAACCCGTGGGGCTGCCCCTACGTCCAGCGCGACGGGCAGCGGAACCCCGAGGTCGACACCGGAACCGACCGCCAGGACGTCGAGAAGGTCTTCGACTCCACGTACGACCTCGCGCTCGCCTGGTACTACACCGGACGACGGCAGTACGCCGAGAAGGCCTCCGAGGTCCTGCGCACCTGGTTCCTCGACCCGGCGACCCGGATGAACCCGAACCTGGACCACGGCCAGTTCATCCCCTGCAAGTACGACGGCCGCGCCATCGGCATCATCGACTTCTCGCAGTCCTACACCAGTGTCCTCGACGCGATCGCCCTGCTCGACACCGGGGCGCCCGGCTGGTCCCGGCGCGACCGCGCGGCGATGCTCGACTGGAACACCGGCTTCCGCGACTGGCTGGCGGACGGCGCCTTCGGCAAGGAGGAGGGCGCCGCGCAGAACAACCACGGCACCTTCTACGACATGCAGCTCGCCGCCCTCGCGTACGCCACCGGCGACACCGGCCTCGCCCGGCGGACCGTCCTCGCCGCCCGGACCCTGCGGATCGCCCCGCAGATCGCCGCCGACGGCAGCCAGCCCCAGGAACTCGCCCGCACCCGCAGCTGGCACTACTCGACCTTCGACCTCGTGGCCTACACCCGGCTCGCGGCCATCGGCCGGCACGTCGGCGTGGACCTCTGGTCGTACCGGGGGCCGGACGGGCAGAGCCTGTTCAAGGCCGTGGACTACCTGCTGCCCGCGGCGACCGGCGCCGAGCCGTGGCCGCATCCCGAGCTGGAGTTCCACCGCTTCGCGGCGAGCGACGTCGTACACGCGGCGGCCGACGCGGGGGACCGGGCGGCGCGTGCGGCCGTCCCACGGCTCGAAACCCCGCCCGGAGGCGACCTCTGGGCCCTGCGCCCGGCCGCCGAACAGCTCGACTCGATCGCCGGCTGA
- a CDS encoding glycoside hydrolase family 6 protein, which yields MVAAASAVVAIATVTGMVAALGEGRASDEARPLPSGGPSFRPLPAVPTSSPSRATPSPSASVRKSTPSPSARAGRTRAAAAPARLYGHPDSQVQEWVDAHPGDARREVIESRIADRPAAVWFADFTPSTVTARVRAVTSAAAAEGRVPVVVPYAVPQRDCGGASEGGAPDLAAYDAWIDDFAAGLGSGEVVVVLEPDSIAQTDCLTADQRDGRFASLARAGRVLKAADPRARVYYDAGHSDWNPAARQAELLRQAGAASAASSDGVFTNVSNFNRTSDETAYARSVLSALGGPPGLGAVIDTSRNGNGAPADGEWCDPSGRSIGQAPTLATGVAGIDAYLWVKLPGESDGCKGSPGTFSPEYAYELAR from the coding sequence ATGGTCGCGGCGGCCTCGGCCGTGGTGGCGATCGCGACGGTGACGGGGATGGTGGCCGCGCTGGGTGAGGGCCGCGCCTCCGACGAGGCGAGGCCGCTGCCGAGCGGGGGGCCCAGCTTCCGCCCGTTGCCCGCCGTGCCGACGTCGTCCCCGAGCCGGGCGACCCCGTCCCCGTCGGCCTCGGTGAGGAAGTCCACCCCGAGCCCGTCGGCGCGCGCGGGCAGGACACGGGCGGCGGCCGCTCCGGCGCGCCTCTACGGCCATCCCGACTCGCAGGTCCAGGAGTGGGTCGACGCTCATCCCGGTGACGCGCGGCGCGAGGTGATCGAGTCCCGGATCGCGGACCGGCCGGCCGCGGTGTGGTTCGCGGACTTCACGCCGTCCACCGTCACCGCGCGGGTCAGGGCGGTGACGTCGGCCGCCGCCGCGGAGGGCCGGGTCCCGGTGGTCGTGCCGTACGCCGTGCCGCAGCGCGACTGCGGCGGCGCCTCGGAGGGCGGGGCGCCCGACCTCGCCGCGTACGACGCCTGGATCGACGACTTCGCGGCGGGCCTCGGCTCCGGCGAGGTCGTCGTCGTCCTGGAGCCCGACTCGATCGCCCAGACCGACTGCCTCACCGCGGACCAGCGGGACGGCCGTTTCGCCTCCCTCGCCCGCGCGGGCCGGGTCCTGAAGGCGGCCGACCCCCGCGCCCGGGTCTATTACGACGCCGGTCACTCCGACTGGAACCCGGCGGCCCGCCAGGCTGAACTGCTCCGGCAGGCGGGAGCCGCGTCGGCGGCCTCCTCCGACGGTGTCTTCACCAACGTGTCCAACTTCAACCGGACGAGCGACGAGACCGCCTACGCCCGCAGCGTGCTGTCCGCGCTCGGCGGACCGCCCGGGCTCGGCGCCGTCATCGACACCAGCCGCAACGGCAACGGCGCCCCGGCCGACGGGGAGTGGTGCGACCCGTCGGGCCGCAGCATCGGACAGGCGCCGACCCTCGCCACCGGGGTGGCCGGGATCGACGCCTATCTCTGGGTGAAGCTGCCCGGCGAGTCGGACGGCTGCAAGGGCTCACCGGGCACCTTCTCGCCGGAGTACGCCTATGAGCTGGCGCGCTGA
- a CDS encoding DUF5995 family protein: protein MAQSAHLTTPVDAVVARMRNLDATLPERDGVRVFNRVYLTVTEEFDRRLDSGFFPDRRAATVLDVRFAERYLAVAEEGRAPACWRPLLQFRRHPGVRPLQFAVAGINAHIGHDLALALVDTCRTLGCEPADLEDEFDRVGDLLASLEEHIREDLMPGPDLLQIADPLTHLLGSWSLERARDATWSAARTLWALRGLPDLAEEFAERLDAVVGLAGRMLLTPLPD from the coding sequence ATGGCCCAGTCGGCACACCTCACCACTCCCGTAGACGCGGTCGTCGCGCGGATGCGGAACCTGGACGCGACGCTGCCGGAGCGGGACGGTGTCCGGGTCTTCAACCGTGTCTACCTCACCGTCACCGAGGAGTTCGACCGGCGCCTGGACTCCGGGTTCTTCCCGGACCGCCGGGCGGCGACCGTCCTGGACGTGCGGTTCGCGGAACGCTATCTGGCGGTGGCCGAGGAGGGCCGGGCACCCGCCTGCTGGCGCCCGTTGCTCCAGTTCCGGCGCCATCCGGGAGTACGTCCGCTGCAGTTCGCGGTCGCGGGCATCAACGCGCACATCGGGCACGACCTCGCGCTCGCCCTCGTGGACACCTGCCGTACGCTCGGCTGCGAACCGGCCGATCTGGAGGACGAGTTCGACCGGGTGGGAGACCTTCTCGCCTCGCTGGAGGAACACATCCGCGAGGATCTGATGCCGGGCCCCGACCTGCTCCAGATCGCCGACCCGCTCACCCATCTGCTCGGCTCCTGGAGCCTGGAGCGGGCCCGCGACGCGACCTGGTCCGCGGCCCGGACCCTGTGGGCGCTGCGCGGACTGCCCGATCTGGCCGAGGAGTTCGCCGAGCGCCTCGACGCCGTGGTCGGCCTGGCCGGGCGGATGCTGCTCACTCCGCTGCCGGACTGA
- a CDS encoding acyl-CoA thioesterase, giving the protein MTAEAPAAPVLTHGRLLPVAVHFDDLDALGLLHNARYPVMVERAWTALWSELGFGFDGDWEAAGDACNAVKELRITYDAPVGRPGAYAVHLWLERLGTTGLTYGFRFCSDDGAVTYAHGTRVLVRLDATTLRPTAWSESFRSAGRGLLRSAD; this is encoded by the coding sequence GTGACCGCCGAAGCCCCCGCCGCACCCGTACTCACCCACGGCCGGCTGCTGCCCGTCGCCGTGCACTTCGACGACCTCGACGCGCTCGGCCTGCTGCACAACGCCCGCTACCCGGTCATGGTCGAGCGCGCCTGGACCGCGCTCTGGAGCGAGCTCGGCTTCGGCTTCGACGGCGACTGGGAGGCGGCGGGCGACGCCTGCAACGCGGTCAAGGAACTGCGGATCACCTACGACGCCCCGGTCGGTCGCCCCGGGGCGTACGCCGTCCACCTGTGGCTGGAACGACTCGGTACCACCGGACTCACGTACGGCTTCCGCTTCTGCTCGGACGACGGCGCCGTGACCTACGCCCACGGCACCCGTGTCCTCGTCCGGCTGGACGCGACGACGCTGCGCCCCACGGCGTGGAGCGAGTCCTTCAGGAGCGCGGGCCGGGGACTGCTGCGCTCGGCGGACTGA